The Noviherbaspirillum saxi genome includes a window with the following:
- a CDS encoding isochorismatase family protein — translation MSSLCDPSRATLVIIDLQERLMPAIHDSASVVANALRLAQTARLLAVPVVGTAQSPSGLGPNVPEIGALCDSVIAKTDFDACAERAFMDLLREERGDLIIAGCEAHVCVLQTVLGLRARQRRVRLVADGIGSRVPFNKTIALERAKAAGAELVTTEMVLFEWMRNSTHPRFKDMLKLIR, via the coding sequence ATGAGCAGCCTTTGCGATCCCAGCCGCGCCACTTTAGTCATCATCGATTTGCAGGAACGCCTGATGCCGGCCATCCACGACAGCGCGTCGGTGGTCGCGAATGCGCTGCGTCTGGCGCAGACCGCCAGGCTGCTCGCGGTACCGGTCGTCGGCACCGCGCAAAGCCCATCCGGCCTGGGGCCGAATGTGCCCGAGATAGGGGCGCTCTGCGACAGCGTGATTGCAAAGACCGATTTCGATGCCTGCGCCGAACGGGCATTCATGGACTTGCTGCGCGAAGAGCGCGGCGACCTGATTATTGCCGGTTGCGAAGCGCATGTATGCGTATTGCAAACCGTGCTGGGGCTGCGCGCACGCCAGCGCCGCGTGCGCCTGGTGGCCGATGGGATCGGATCGCGCGTACCGTTCAACAAGACCATCGCACTGGAGCGTGCCAAGGCCGCCGGAGCGGAACTGGTGACGACGGAAATGGTGCTGTTTGAATGGATGCGCAACTCGACGCATCCACGCTTCAAGGACATGCTGAAGCTGATACGGTAA
- the speD gene encoding adenosylmethionine decarboxylase, with the protein MTGTHQASGMHLIADLYGIDDTQLSDPDAIEKLLRESAVAAGATIIYSHFHVFGEGQGITGVVLLAESHISIHTWPELGFAAADVFMCGSARPEVAVDIMVDALKPTSTRIQHIARGRPQGISGNEAARSDAGIERAMETVAHCFPCTPRN; encoded by the coding sequence ATGACAGGCACGCACCAGGCTTCGGGCATGCACTTGATCGCCGATCTGTACGGCATCGACGACACGCAATTATCTGATCCCGATGCCATTGAAAAGCTGTTGCGCGAAAGCGCGGTGGCGGCAGGCGCCACCATCATCTACAGCCACTTCCATGTCTTCGGCGAAGGCCAGGGCATCACCGGCGTCGTACTGCTGGCGGAATCGCATATATCGATACACACCTGGCCTGAACTGGGCTTTGCCGCCGCCGATGTCTTCATGTGCGGCAGCGCCCGGCCCGAGGTGGCGGTCGACATCATGGTCGACGCGTTGAAACCGACGTCGACCAGAATCCAGCATATTGCGCGCGGCAGACCGCAAGGAATTTCAGGGAATGAAGCCGCTCGGTCTGACGCCGGAATTGAACGGGCAATGGAGACGGTCGCGCATTGTTTTCCATGTACGCCAAGAAACTAA
- a CDS encoding DUF4178 domain-containing protein, whose translation MQNVSCPSCGASVIFKSHASVMAVCEYCKTTVLKDADAVKDMGRMSAVLEDYSPLQIGTAGQYGKVAFTVIGRIQLRYAEGIWNEWYVYFDDGRPAWLSDASGQYTLTFEKQDERALPAFDELQPGHAYPILGQNFIASDIRSAECTGGEGELPYRVGAGWQAKVADFRRDKSFLTLDYSESERPAIYAGNSVTLEQLQCQLLRDDDTVRDSAGKIRQKVDALACPSCGSGVRFVPGVTREIICPSCRSQVDTTTRVAIVLEAGHRMAAASTTLELGASAKIGNASHEIIGVMTRSDDEGESWTEYLMHNPRGGFTWLIETDEGWYRTKVLDEWPEWSGGDSARLGAQTFSKRYDYTATVKFAAGAFNWRVNAGDTVRVVEFENGKNQLAAELSNHELTWSLSSPVPSDQIRAWFGTAVKAEKLSPKTPLLTIAKYFLYGMLIFNAVPLLFSFSGTWKFFLFSAAAIYVPALILQAMDDETS comes from the coding sequence ATGCAGAATGTTTCCTGCCCGAGCTGCGGCGCGTCGGTTATCTTCAAATCGCATGCCTCGGTCATGGCGGTATGCGAGTATTGCAAGACCACCGTGCTCAAGGATGCGGACGCGGTCAAGGACATGGGCCGCATGTCGGCCGTGCTGGAAGATTATTCGCCGCTGCAGATCGGCACCGCCGGGCAATACGGCAAGGTCGCGTTCACCGTCATTGGCCGCATTCAGCTGCGTTACGCGGAAGGCATCTGGAACGAATGGTATGTGTACTTCGACGATGGCCGTCCGGCATGGCTGTCGGATGCCTCCGGCCAGTACACGCTGACCTTTGAAAAGCAGGATGAACGCGCATTGCCGGCCTTCGACGAACTGCAGCCGGGACATGCCTATCCCATCCTCGGCCAGAACTTCATCGCATCCGATATCCGCAGCGCGGAATGCACCGGCGGCGAAGGCGAGTTGCCTTACCGCGTCGGCGCAGGCTGGCAGGCGAAGGTCGCCGACTTCCGTCGCGACAAGAGTTTTCTGACGCTCGATTATTCGGAATCGGAACGGCCGGCCATCTATGCCGGCAACAGCGTGACGCTGGAACAGCTGCAATGCCAACTGCTGCGCGATGACGACACGGTGCGCGACAGCGCCGGCAAGATCCGGCAAAAGGTTGACGCGCTGGCCTGCCCTTCCTGCGGCAGCGGCGTACGCTTCGTACCGGGCGTCACGCGCGAAATTATTTGTCCAAGCTGCCGTTCGCAGGTCGATACCACGACCCGGGTAGCCATCGTGCTGGAGGCAGGACACCGGATGGCCGCAGCCAGCACGACGCTGGAACTGGGCGCCAGTGCGAAGATCGGCAACGCCTCGCATGAAATCATCGGCGTGATGACGCGCAGCGACGATGAAGGCGAAAGCTGGACCGAATACCTGATGCACAATCCGCGCGGCGGCTTCACCTGGCTGATCGAAACCGACGAAGGCTGGTATCGGACCAAGGTGCTCGACGAATGGCCGGAATGGAGCGGCGGCGACAGTGCCCGGCTCGGCGCGCAAACTTTCAGCAAACGGTATGACTACACGGCAACGGTCAAGTTTGCGGCCGGCGCTTTCAACTGGCGCGTCAACGCCGGCGACACGGTGCGCGTGGTGGAATTTGAAAATGGCAAGAACCAGCTTGCCGCCGAACTGAGCAATCATGAACTGACATGGTCGCTATCGTCGCCGGTCCCATCCGATCAGATTCGCGCATGGTTCGGTACGGCGGTCAAGGCGGAAAAGCTGTCGCCGAAAACGCCCTTGCTGACGATTGCCAAGTATTTCCTGTACGGCATGCTGATCTTTAACGCGGTACCCTTATTGTTTTCATTCAGCGGTACCTGGAAGTTTTTCCTGTTTTCGGCAGCGGCGATCTATGTACCCGCGCTGATTCTGCAAGCCATGGATGATGAAACATCATGA
- a CDS encoding SPFH domain-containing protein, whose amino-acid sequence MSVFSFIKKQFIDVLQWNEDAEGVLSWRFPMEGFEIQNGAALTVRESQIAVFVNEGQIADVFGPGNYTLTTRTLPVLTYLRNWDKLFESPFKADVFFFSTRIQTGRKWGTPQPITIRDKDFDMVRIRAFGMFSYRVADPKLFFTELCGTREIYTRDDVEAQLQGIMLSTMATSLGASNIPFLDMAANQALMAQQVKGDLGTAFARYGLALDEFNVGSISLPDELQQALDARIGAGMKGGLSAGKMEGFTRFQTAEAIPLAAQNEGGLAGLGAGLSAGMAVGQVMAQGLGAGAPAPAAAPAAPAAAATPVQPAEDSLEARLEKLKGLLDKGLISQSDYDDAKAKVLQKLIG is encoded by the coding sequence ATGAGCGTTTTTTCTTTCATCAAGAAACAATTCATCGATGTCCTGCAATGGAACGAGGATGCCGAAGGCGTGCTGTCCTGGCGCTTTCCGATGGAGGGGTTTGAAATCCAGAATGGCGCGGCACTGACCGTGCGCGAATCGCAGATCGCGGTATTCGTCAATGAAGGCCAGATCGCCGATGTCTTCGGTCCCGGCAATTACACGCTCACCACCCGCACGCTGCCGGTGCTGACCTATCTGCGCAACTGGGACAAGCTGTTCGAATCGCCATTCAAGGCCGATGTGTTTTTCTTCAGCACCCGCATCCAGACCGGCCGCAAATGGGGAACACCGCAGCCGATCACGATCCGCGACAAGGATTTCGACATGGTGCGCATTCGCGCATTCGGCATGTTTTCGTATCGCGTGGCCGATCCAAAACTGTTCTTCACCGAGCTATGCGGCACCCGCGAAATCTATACGCGCGACGATGTCGAAGCCCAGTTGCAAGGGATCATGCTGTCGACGATGGCGACTTCGCTCGGCGCATCCAATATTCCCTTCCTCGACATGGCGGCCAACCAGGCGCTGATGGCGCAGCAGGTCAAGGGCGACCTCGGTACCGCCTTCGCGCGCTATGGCCTTGCGCTCGACGAATTCAATGTCGGCAGTATCAGCCTGCCGGATGAATTGCAGCAGGCGCTCGATGCACGCATCGGCGCCGGCATGAAAGGCGGCCTCAGCGCGGGCAAGATGGAAGGCTTTACCCGTTTCCAGACCGCAGAAGCGATTCCGCTGGCCGCGCAAAACGAAGGCGGGCTGGCCGGTCTCGGCGCCGGCCTGTCGGCCGGGATGGCGGTCGGTCAGGTGATGGCGCAAGGTCTGGGCGCGGGCGCACCTGCTCCTGCTGCTGCTCCTGCCGCGCCAGCGGCCGCTGCAACTCCGGTGCAGCCAGCCGAGGATTCGCTGGAAGCCCGCCTCGAAAAACTGAAAGGCTTGCTCGACAAAGGCTTGATCTCGCAAAGCGACTATGACGACGCCAAGGCGAAAGTACTGCAAAAATTGATCGGCTAG
- a CDS encoding DUF350 domain-containing protein — protein sequence MNTLPAFANYLIYLLTAGILLVFFFVVYTRVTPFNEVLLIRQGNCAAALSLGGAMLGFSLTVASCILHTSSIVPFVLWTIGALAVQLLAYIVTTKLMRISKEHIESGNIAFGGMLGAISLSVGAINAACIS from the coding sequence ATGAATACTCTACCCGCGTTTGCCAACTATCTCATTTATCTGCTGACTGCCGGCATCCTGCTGGTTTTTTTCTTTGTGGTCTATACCCGCGTCACGCCTTTCAACGAAGTATTGCTGATCCGCCAGGGCAATTGCGCGGCCGCGCTGTCGCTGGGCGGCGCGATGCTCGGCTTTTCACTGACGGTTGCGTCCTGCATACTGCATACCTCCAGCATCGTGCCTTTCGTGCTCTGGACCATAGGCGCGCTGGCGGTGCAGCTGCTGGCGTATATCGTTACCACCAAGCTGATGCGCATTTCGAAAGAACACATCGAATCGGGCAACATCGCCTTCGGCGGCATGCTCGGCGCGATTTCCCTCTCGGTCGGCGCGATCAACGCCGCCTGCATTTCCTGA
- a CDS encoding polyamine aminopropyltransferase: MSKHILILSVFVVASCGLAYELIAGALSSYLLGDSIFQFSTIIGCYLFAMGVGAHLSKYVKDEDVLARFIDIELAVGLVGGLSAAVLFLTYAWMGAPFRTMLYVLVFLVGMFVGTEVPLVMRALNARQTSFSELVSKVLTFDYLGALAVSVLFPLVLAPHLGLVRTGFLFGMFNVGVACWTIHAFRRELRDVGARMLRASAVLFVLAGGFAASDRLVVWGEHGLFGDDIVFSTSTPYQRLVITKWKDDLRLYINGNLQFSSRDEYRYHEALVHPALESLPWARSVMILGGGDGLALREVLRYPNIRHVTLVDLDPAMTEAFGSREELVRLNHASLRDPRVTVINTDAALWLQNTDQVFDAAIIDFPDPSSFALGKLYSVPFYSMLKKHVAARGLVAVQSTSPFFAPHAYWTVDATLREAGFQTSPYHVYVPSFGEWGFIMAAPQQKFAAPSQYRLTMRYLNGETTKEMFTFPPDMPRLDMPPNRLDTQSLVQQFERDWRQAVR; this comes from the coding sequence ATGAGCAAGCATATCCTGATCCTTTCCGTCTTCGTGGTCGCGTCCTGCGGCCTGGCTTACGAGCTGATCGCCGGCGCGCTGTCGAGCTATCTGCTCGGGGATTCGATCTTCCAGTTCTCGACCATCATCGGCTGCTATCTGTTTGCGATGGGCGTCGGCGCGCATCTGTCCAAGTACGTGAAGGACGAGGATGTGCTGGCGCGCTTCATCGATATCGAACTGGCGGTGGGCTTGGTCGGCGGCCTGTCGGCGGCGGTGCTGTTCCTGACCTATGCATGGATGGGCGCGCCGTTCCGGACCATGCTGTATGTGCTGGTATTTCTGGTAGGGATGTTTGTCGGCACCGAAGTGCCGCTGGTAATGCGCGCGCTGAATGCACGGCAAACCAGCTTCAGCGAATTGGTGAGCAAGGTGTTGACCTTCGATTACCTGGGCGCGCTTGCCGTATCGGTATTGTTTCCGCTGGTGCTGGCGCCGCATCTCGGGCTGGTGCGCACCGGCTTCCTGTTCGGCATGTTCAATGTCGGCGTTGCGTGCTGGACGATCCATGCATTCCGCCGCGAATTGCGCGATGTCGGCGCGCGGATGCTGCGTGCCAGCGCCGTGTTGTTTGTGCTGGCCGGCGGCTTCGCCGCATCTGATCGTCTGGTGGTGTGGGGCGAGCATGGATTGTTCGGCGACGACATCGTTTTTTCCACATCGACGCCGTATCAGCGGCTGGTGATCACCAAATGGAAAGACGATCTCCGGCTCTACATCAACGGCAACCTGCAATTCTCGTCGCGCGATGAATACCGTTATCACGAAGCGCTGGTGCATCCGGCATTGGAGTCTCTGCCTTGGGCACGCTCGGTGATGATACTCGGCGGCGGCGACGGGCTGGCACTGCGCGAAGTGCTGCGCTATCCGAATATCCGTCATGTGACGCTGGTCGACCTCGACCCCGCGATGACCGAGGCGTTCGGCAGCCGTGAAGAACTGGTGCGTCTCAATCATGCGTCGCTGCGCGACCCGCGCGTCACGGTGATCAATACCGATGCGGCGCTGTGGCTGCAAAACACCGACCAGGTATTCGATGCGGCGATCATCGACTTTCCCGACCCGTCGAGCTTCGCGCTCGGCAAGCTGTATTCGGTGCCTTTTTATAGCATGTTGAAAAAACATGTGGCCGCACGCGGCTTGGTCGCGGTCCAGTCGACCTCGCCGTTTTTTGCCCCGCATGCCTACTGGACCGTCGATGCGACACTGCGCGAAGCGGGTTTCCAGACCTCGCCCTACCATGTGTATGTGCCCTCGTTCGGCGAATGGGGTTTCATCATGGCGGCGCCGCAGCAGAAATTTGCAGCGCCCAGCCAATACCGTTTGACGATGCGTTACCTGAACGGCGAAACGACGAAGGAAATGTTTACCTTCCCGCCCGACATGCCGCGCCTCGACATGCCGCCGAACCGGCTCGATACCCAATCCCTGGTCCAGCAATTCGAGCGCGACTGGCGGCAGGCGGTGCGCTGA
- a CDS encoding NAD(P)/FAD-dependent oxidoreductase produces MQRRSFLLGAGAVAALGSVAGYWRWQEITPSIHMPGMQQGHFLRDLARDRRALPPPSYAIDTDVVILGSGIAGLTTAWKLRKEGHSDFVMVDGPQPYGNAAGGSHGDLAYPTGAHYLPLPTRDAFHVREMLHDLGILLRNPSAERPYYDERFILHAPQDRILFDGSWQEGLIPKDGVPQWELDEHERFFQAMAHLKATRGADGKPLFVLPSALSSSDPAWQALDRISFRQWLEQAGYKSPTLHWYLDYTCRDDYGTGYEQTSAWAGLHYSCSRDGLAENAATGEWLTWPGGLQPIASALSDKAGKQRKDASVATLKPNGKRVEVLCVEFVNGQPRSFLVHARKAVCAMPLFVAAGIVDAIRDYGFDPAAHMPAYAPWMVTNFLMRSFPREKAEAPLSWDNVVYQGKGLGYVVSTHQDIRVTPPEKTVFSAYMALSRHTPDDGRKWLDTASPDELLALAASDLEAAYGAEFGRYVEHADITLRPHAMCSPRPGFRSNAGLRALRETDGSVLFAHSDLSGFSVFEEAAWWGYRAALKLLG; encoded by the coding sequence ATGCAAAGGCGGTCCTTTTTGCTGGGGGCAGGCGCGGTCGCCGCGCTCGGTTCCGTGGCCGGCTATTGGCGCTGGCAGGAAATCACGCCGTCCATTCACATGCCGGGCATGCAGCAAGGGCATTTCCTGCGCGATCTTGCGCGCGATCGTCGTGCCTTGCCGCCGCCTTCGTATGCAATCGACACCGATGTCGTGATCCTGGGTTCCGGCATTGCAGGACTGACCACCGCATGGAAGTTGCGCAAGGAAGGGCACAGCGACTTTGTGATGGTCGACGGACCTCAACCCTATGGCAATGCCGCCGGCGGCAGTCATGGCGACCTTGCCTATCCGACCGGCGCGCATTACCTGCCGTTGCCCACGCGCGACGCGTTCCATGTGCGCGAAATGCTGCATGACCTCGGGATATTACTGCGCAATCCCTCGGCCGAACGCCCGTATTACGACGAACGTTTCATCCTGCATGCGCCGCAGGACCGCATATTGTTCGATGGCAGCTGGCAGGAAGGCTTGATTCCGAAAGATGGCGTACCGCAATGGGAACTGGATGAGCATGAACGCTTTTTCCAGGCAATGGCGCACCTGAAAGCGACGCGCGGTGCCGATGGCAAACCATTGTTCGTACTGCCCAGCGCCCTGTCGTCCAGCGATCCCGCATGGCAGGCCCTTGACCGGATCAGCTTCCGGCAATGGCTAGAGCAGGCCGGCTACAAGTCGCCGACCTTGCACTGGTATCTCGACTACACCTGTCGCGACGACTACGGAACCGGCTATGAACAGACTTCCGCTTGGGCGGGACTGCACTATAGCTGCAGCCGGGATGGTCTGGCGGAAAACGCAGCCACCGGCGAATGGCTAACCTGGCCTGGAGGTTTGCAGCCCATCGCCTCCGCATTGAGTGATAAGGCCGGCAAGCAGCGCAAGGATGCCAGCGTGGCGACATTGAAGCCGAATGGAAAACGGGTCGAAGTCCTCTGTGTCGAGTTCGTGAACGGACAGCCACGCAGCTTTCTTGTGCATGCGCGAAAGGCCGTATGCGCAATGCCGCTGTTCGTTGCGGCGGGAATCGTTGATGCAATCCGGGACTACGGCTTCGATCCTGCCGCGCACATGCCCGCCTATGCGCCATGGATGGTGACCAATTTCCTGATGCGTTCCTTTCCACGAGAGAAGGCCGAAGCGCCACTATCTTGGGATAACGTCGTATATCAGGGCAAGGGATTAGGTTATGTCGTGTCGACGCATCAGGATATCCGCGTGACGCCTCCAGAAAAGACTGTATTCAGTGCCTACATGGCCCTATCGCGCCATACACCGGACGACGGCCGCAAGTGGCTGGATACGGCGTCGCCGGATGAATTGCTTGCGCTTGCGGCAAGCGATCTCGAAGCGGCCTACGGCGCAGAATTCGGCAGGTATGTCGAGCATGCGGATATCACGTTGCGGCCCCATGCCATGTGCTCGCCGCGCCCCGGGTTCCGTTCCAATGCCGGCTTGCGTGCCTTGCGCGAGACCGACGGTTCCGTACTTTTTGCACATAGCGACCTGTCGGGGTTCTCAGTGTTCGAGGAGGCGGCGTGGTGGGGATACCGGGCGGCGCTGAAGCTGCTTGGATAG
- a CDS encoding DUF4148 domain-containing protein: MNAKNLIAAVAVFAAAGSALADNTYPYVDHSNFVSTKTRAEVIAEMNQANANGQIARQTEFVEFNNVASTKTRAEVRAELEKAQADGQYAGNRTPEFFEFINVASTKTRDQVRQEALAAAQDKRVPAGE; the protein is encoded by the coding sequence ATGAATGCGAAAAATCTGATTGCTGCTGTTGCTGTTTTTGCCGCTGCCGGTTCTGCTTTGGCCGACAACACCTATCCTTACGTTGATCACAGCAACTTCGTATCGACCAAGACCCGCGCTGAAGTGATCGCTGAAATGAACCAGGCCAATGCCAACGGCCAGATCGCACGCCAGACCGAGTTCGTCGAATTCAATAACGTTGCCTCCACCAAGACCCGCGCCGAAGTGCGCGCCGAACTGGAAAAAGCGCAGGCGGATGGCCAGTATGCCGGCAACCGCACCCCGGAATTCTTCGAGTTCATCAACGTCGCATCGACCAAGACCCGCGACCAGGTGCGCCAGGAAGCCCTGGCAGCGGCGCAAGACAAGCGCGTTCCCGCCGGCGAGTAA
- a CDS encoding efflux transporter outer membrane subunit, producing MKMNTLFPKLLTPLLAAMVLAGCAAPELRAPDIEIPSGFKEANMADAARWKPAEPAEAQPRGEWWKAFNDSTLDKLIADATAANANLAAAAARVKQARAIAGVAEADRMPAVNAEFGPQRLRNSALSRGLPAGTAVAPATVWQGRLTASYEVDLFGRVGNNVSAAQADAAASEATYRSVLLALQADVAQTYFRLRAADAELSFLNETVRLRDENVRINQRRYDLGDVGELDVSRARTELSTIRSEAIALERQRAQLEHALAVLLGRPAAAFGASSNPLLASSRLPGIPAGLPSALLERRPDIAAAQRAMVAANARIGVARSAMFPALRLTGAGGGESDDLSDLFKWSSRSWVIGALLSLPVIDGGRTQANIVRSQAALEESVAGYRQSVLAAFAEVEDNLVGLRTLAGQAEAIDEALASARRSADLANKLYTAGRSSYLELLDAQRNLAAVERSAVQLRGSRATTTVALIRSLGGGW from the coding sequence ATGAAGATGAATACCTTGTTTCCGAAACTGCTGACGCCGTTGCTGGCGGCCATGGTTCTGGCGGGATGCGCGGCACCGGAATTGCGCGCGCCGGATATCGAGATCCCGTCCGGTTTCAAGGAGGCGAACATGGCCGATGCCGCGCGCTGGAAGCCGGCCGAGCCCGCCGAAGCCCAGCCGCGCGGCGAATGGTGGAAAGCCTTCAACGACAGCACGCTCGACAAGCTGATCGCCGACGCCACCGCGGCCAATGCCAACCTCGCCGCCGCCGCCGCACGGGTCAAGCAGGCACGCGCGATTGCCGGCGTCGCCGAAGCCGATCGCATGCCAGCCGTGAATGCGGAATTTGGTCCGCAACGCTTGCGCAACTCGGCGCTATCGCGCGGTCTGCCGGCAGGCACGGCGGTCGCCCCGGCAACGGTCTGGCAAGGGCGGTTGACCGCCAGTTATGAAGTCGACCTGTTCGGACGGGTGGGCAACAACGTCAGCGCCGCTCAGGCGGATGCAGCGGCCAGCGAAGCGACCTACCGCTCGGTGCTGCTGGCCTTGCAAGCCGATGTCGCGCAGACCTATTTCCGGCTGCGCGCGGCCGATGCCGAGCTGTCGTTCCTGAACGAGACGGTGCGGCTGCGCGATGAAAATGTGCGCATCAACCAGCGCCGCTACGACCTGGGCGATGTTGGGGAACTGGACGTGTCGCGCGCGCGCACCGAACTGTCGACGATACGCTCCGAAGCGATCGCGCTGGAACGGCAGCGCGCCCAGCTGGAACATGCGCTGGCGGTATTGCTCGGCCGTCCGGCAGCGGCATTCGGCGCCAGCAGCAATCCGCTGCTCGCGTCGTCGCGGTTACCCGGCATTCCGGCCGGCTTGCCCTCGGCCTTGCTGGAACGGCGACCGGATATCGCGGCCGCGCAGCGTGCGATGGTCGCGGCGAACGCACGGATCGGCGTGGCGCGCTCGGCGATGTTTCCCGCGTTGCGGCTGACCGGCGCCGGGGGCGGCGAATCGGACGATTTGTCGGATCTGTTCAAGTGGAGCAGCCGCAGCTGGGTGATCGGCGCGCTGCTGTCGCTGCCGGTGATCGACGGTGGCCGCACGCAAGCCAATATCGTGCGCAGCCAGGCCGCGCTGGAAGAATCGGTGGCCGGCTATCGGCAAAGCGTGCTGGCCGCGTTTGCCGAAGTCGAAGACAACCTGGTTGGCTTGCGCACTTTGGCCGGACAGGCCGAGGCGATCGATGAAGCGCTTGCGTCGGCCAGACGATCGGCCGATCTGGCGAACAAGCTGTACACCGCAGGACGCTCGAGTTATCTGGAACTGCTCGACGCCCAGCGCAATCTGGCGGCAGTCGAGCGCAGCGCCGTGCAATTGCGCGGTTCACGCGCCACCACGACGGTCGCGCTGATCCGCTCGCTGGGCGGCGGCTGGTAG